A single region of the Vibrio chagasii genome encodes:
- a CDS encoding alpha/beta fold hydrolase, giving the protein MKEFKVEGCNAILRYHDLPGSEVPIIFIHGIGCAASFDYPAVAASECLLSHRRILVDLLGSGFSDKPESFDYSIGSHAAYLEAFIQSLGLDKFVIYGHSMGGAVSVVLAEKVLPQLQALVLSEANLDSGGGFFSKKIASYTESEYVNHGHAQIVQYSIDEPNTQWAASLVVNSAVATHRQAVSLIEGQDPSWRDRLYSLNVSRTFLFGSKSLPDTDTERLNNHDIAISVVPDAGHSMAWENASGLAEAIKRAL; this is encoded by the coding sequence ATGAAAGAGTTTAAGGTTGAGGGCTGTAACGCGATACTTAGGTATCATGATCTTCCCGGTTCGGAAGTGCCTATTATTTTTATACACGGTATTGGCTGTGCTGCTTCGTTTGATTACCCGGCCGTTGCGGCCAGTGAATGTTTGCTTTCTCATCGGCGCATTCTTGTCGATTTATTAGGTTCTGGGTTCAGTGATAAGCCTGAGAGTTTCGACTACTCCATAGGTAGCCATGCGGCTTATCTTGAGGCATTCATTCAATCTTTGGGCTTGGATAAGTTTGTGATTTATGGTCACAGCATGGGTGGTGCTGTGTCGGTTGTATTGGCTGAAAAAGTTCTACCACAACTGCAGGCCTTGGTTTTGAGTGAGGCTAATCTTGATTCCGGTGGTGGGTTCTTTAGCAAGAAGATTGCGAGCTATACCGAGTCTGAATATGTCAACCACGGTCACGCTCAGATAGTGCAGTACAGCATCGATGAGCCAAATACTCAGTGGGCAGCCAGTTTAGTGGTGAATTCAGCGGTAGCGACACACAGGCAAGCCGTTTCCTTGATAGAAGGGCAGGACCCAAGTTGGCGTGATCGGTTGTACTCTTTGAATGTAAGCAGAACCTTTCTATTCGGAAGTAAATCTTTACCAGATACCGATACCGAGAGGTTGAATAACCACGATATCGCGATCAGCGTGGTTCCAGATGCTGGACACTCCATGGCGTGGGAAAACGCGAGTGGGCTAGCAGAAGCCATTAAGCGCGCGCTTTAA
- a CDS encoding methyl-accepting chemotaxis protein: protein MIIKEVKNVSIAIRVWAILALFAIALLANTILNIDGSRQHVRESYQKGVKTLVQSAVSVIRYYQSQSEIGNLSEEEARARALETISNMRFDDGNYIFIGDREGKQIATGVPSLLGKNIMDLQDSKGKYFVREMYSISKNGGGFIDYHWKNPNKQTLEPKTSYAIMLEPWGWMVGSGVNMVALQATTHRAEMTSIGYAIGILTVLSLIVGYFIKTITLPINRTLAAMKALSRGEGDLTQRIPEEGSKELIFLARYFNQFVESIQSMMLGIQGIGTQVSASATQLTDSVHQIDNSLNQQRNDVDMLATAMTEMLATVEEVAGRTVEANEASRFAAQETQKSSSIIQNNVIEANEMAEVITSAGQAVQKLALDAKNVDTVLEVIRGVAEQTNLLALNAAIEAARAGDHGRGFAVVADEVRTLSQRTQESTLEIQNIIEKLQVGAENVVTVMHQGVDKANKASELSAQAGCKIDESNKQVNKIEGMAQHIATAAEEQTLTVNEINRNVASLSDMATLVSSESTEMANSSRELRGISENLMCTINRFKLA from the coding sequence ATGATAATTAAAGAAGTTAAAAACGTATCGATTGCTATTAGAGTTTGGGCGATTCTTGCTTTATTTGCAATCGCTTTACTCGCAAATACCATTTTAAATATAGACGGCTCACGCCAACATGTGCGTGAGAGTTATCAAAAAGGGGTGAAAACGCTAGTTCAAAGCGCCGTTAGCGTTATTAGGTATTATCAAAGTCAGAGTGAAATAGGAAATTTAAGCGAAGAGGAAGCACGCGCTCGCGCATTGGAAACCATCTCAAATATGCGATTTGATGATGGGAATTATATCTTTATAGGTGATCGAGAAGGAAAGCAAATAGCTACAGGCGTCCCCTCTCTTTTAGGAAAAAATATTATGGACCTTCAGGATAGTAAGGGTAAATACTTTGTCAGAGAGATGTACAGCATTTCGAAAAATGGTGGTGGATTCATTGATTATCATTGGAAAAACCCGAACAAACAAACGCTAGAGCCAAAAACCAGTTATGCAATAATGTTGGAGCCTTGGGGATGGATGGTTGGTTCTGGTGTAAATATGGTGGCCTTACAAGCGACGACTCACCGAGCTGAGATGACATCGATAGGTTATGCAATAGGCATTTTAACGGTTCTCTCACTGATCGTTGGTTACTTCATCAAAACCATCACTCTCCCAATAAATCGTACTTTGGCTGCGATGAAAGCATTATCAAGAGGTGAAGGCGATCTAACGCAACGTATTCCCGAAGAAGGGAGCAAAGAACTGATTTTCTTGGCTCGTTATTTCAATCAGTTTGTAGAGTCTATTCAATCAATGATGCTCGGGATTCAGGGAATTGGGACTCAAGTATCAGCGTCAGCAACTCAACTCACTGATTCGGTACACCAAATAGATAATAGCCTTAACCAGCAAAGAAACGACGTGGATATGCTTGCGACAGCCATGACAGAAATGCTGGCTACCGTTGAGGAAGTTGCTGGGCGAACCGTTGAAGCAAATGAAGCAAGTCGGTTTGCAGCGCAGGAGACACAGAAGAGTTCCTCAATTATTCAAAATAATGTGATAGAAGCTAACGAAATGGCGGAAGTCATTACCTCAGCAGGACAAGCAGTCCAGAAGTTGGCGCTTGATGCAAAAAATGTGGATACGGTTCTAGAAGTTATTCGAGGAGTCGCAGAACAGACAAACCTCTTAGCACTTAACGCTGCTATTGAAGCCGCTAGGGCTGGTGATCATGGTCGGGGCTTTGCTGTGGTAGCTGATGAAGTAAGAACCCTGTCTCAACGTACTCAGGAGTCCACACTTGAGATTCAAAATATTATAGAAAAGTTGCAAGTTGGCGCTGAAAATGTCGTTACAGTAATGCATCAAGGGGTTGATAAAGCGAATAAGGCCTCAGAGCTATCCGCGCAGGCAGGATGCAAGATTGACGAGAGTAACAAGCAAGTGAATAAGATCGAAGGTATGGCGCAACACATTGCAACTGCTGCTGAAGAGCAAACACTCACCGTGAACGAAATAAACCGTAACGTAGCCAGCTTGAGTGATATGGCGACTTTAGTGTCGAGCGAATCTACCGAAATGGCTAATTCGAGCCGAGAACTCAGAGGTATCTCGGAAAATCTCATGTGTACAATTAACCGATTCAAACTAGCATGA
- a CDS encoding CheR family methyltransferase has translation MVTDNFFYNAELYRDYSELVIERQMRGSDLLICCLDTGKYYDSFSLAMLHSYYEQKTEMISSGFCRIMSLVDNNSFRKINCKGNFKERLFSNTRGELAEYLESNKVKMKNSHFSINRKIENKITFNNYDHVNFNQYNSRLDAIVIASLTNEYHDIVCKHAHDILIPGGHVFICDNSRAPEFKGMRCLKKGVYVRV, from the coding sequence ATGGTAACTGACAACTTTTTCTATAACGCTGAATTATATAGAGACTACAGTGAGCTTGTGATCGAAAGGCAGATGCGGGGGAGTGATTTGCTTATTTGTTGTTTAGATACAGGTAAATACTACGATAGTTTTTCATTGGCAATGTTACATTCTTATTACGAACAAAAGACAGAGATGATCTCATCTGGTTTTTGTCGGATTATGTCTTTGGTTGACAACAATAGTTTTAGAAAAATAAACTGTAAAGGGAACTTCAAAGAAAGGTTATTTAGTAACACCCGAGGTGAATTAGCTGAATATCTAGAGTCTAACAAAGTTAAAATGAAGAATAGCCATTTTTCCATCAATCGAAAAATAGAAAATAAAATCACATTTAATAACTACGACCACGTTAATTTTAATCAGTACAATAGTAGGTTAGATGCGATTGTCATCGCATCATTAACCAATGAGTATCACGATATTGTCTGTAAGCATGCCCATGACATCCTCATACCTGGGGGGCATGTTTTTATCTGTGATAACTCCCGTGCCCCAGAATTTAAAGGAATGCGGTGTTTGAAAAAAGGGGTGTATGTTCGTGTTTAG
- a CDS encoding Ig-like domain-containing protein, with the protein MYLRKSSAKQIHSIGYRALGLTMLCSGLLLNPISQAMASEFSTDAIAQSESEYWSTYKLDITNTSSDSADMREAVIEFLLPVAINEINWASNHLSYPSWEISHTTQADGVLNAVTLTFPEGSWVDSELASGESAALTISFGGELTDLNAFENSVVVKVDGEVVPPPEFSLDILAPAQNSVVYTGTNVDIITGVEGAGASKLEFWANSTKLGEQNVVEGTTEYQQAWLPSEVGAASITVMAFNDSGDKLTEKAVQVTVESESTAPNPPVIEFISPDAGSSHQKGDSITISAHVTDADDDLATVKFFANDAEVCSLDAKTTQDFSCDWTTQTAGSTTLRAEAKDDEQHVSSKNLTITVTDTSTSCGDIPKYQDVVAYKVGDEVTNIGNIYSCTVAGWCGNPVWTPGTGHPSYPDAWKDAWDEAGECDPNPVPVVDVQSPQDGQKIAPNQAFDVVVDASDDTEVARVDVQLNGQVVATSNMPSQGDTYTITVPAQVEGQYTLTVVAYDDQGASAEAAPISLAITDKDLVVSLASPVDGSSYFEGRAISIKADAKSYEGDISSVSFIANGNELFKDTEAPYEYEWLGAQQGTYAVTAKAVNTSNQEQTSATSNIMVKESTGGGGLVDNPDRSISYLTSWGLNDYQELFNSEGDGYLLSFGKWDASGNITISDGMLTPPNYSPDWMTTQYLAWSTLKHDNENVTMMVAFGGQTYESIWTAIGTPKSREAVANGLVDLVHTPFPVYKKNLKPEEMEGECLATNSDGSCDYSKYQLAGYVHIDGLDFDFEKAARITYKENQDLTALIKLIREKVGNTKVLSLTTYHVGADPVECMDASVFENCSYIEESGRSSHHGEVIDLLKATKNDFDFFNVMTYDAGRNFLYEVAMANYAEYIGDKSKIVLGNTINNQWAPGGNFVETRQNNLDRAKWQKDNGYGGFFMWTLGSNKQGLNMAEQVDYFNEMISVSK; encoded by the coding sequence ATGTATCTAAGAAAGAGCAGTGCTAAACAGATTCACTCTATTGGATATCGCGCGTTAGGGCTAACAATGCTTTGCTCTGGCTTATTGTTGAATCCAATTTCACAAGCCATGGCTAGTGAGTTCAGTACTGATGCGATAGCTCAGTCAGAAAGTGAATACTGGAGCACCTATAAGCTAGATATCACAAACACGAGCTCAGATAGTGCAGACATGCGTGAAGCTGTGATCGAATTTTTATTGCCAGTAGCGATTAACGAGATCAACTGGGCGTCGAACCATCTTTCTTACCCATCATGGGAAATCTCTCATACGACGCAAGCGGATGGGGTATTGAACGCCGTGACATTGACGTTCCCAGAAGGCTCTTGGGTTGATAGTGAGCTGGCCTCTGGTGAATCTGCGGCATTGACTATCTCTTTCGGTGGTGAACTGACAGATCTGAATGCGTTTGAGAATTCTGTTGTGGTGAAAGTGGATGGCGAAGTGGTTCCTCCACCAGAATTTTCACTGGATATTTTAGCGCCTGCTCAAAACTCAGTGGTTTACACAGGTACGAATGTTGACATCATTACGGGTGTCGAAGGTGCGGGTGCAAGCAAACTCGAGTTCTGGGCAAACAGTACCAAATTGGGTGAGCAAAACGTTGTAGAAGGTACAACAGAATACCAACAAGCTTGGCTTCCAAGCGAAGTGGGTGCTGCATCGATCACTGTGATGGCGTTCAATGACAGTGGCGATAAACTCACAGAAAAAGCAGTTCAAGTGACGGTAGAGTCAGAATCGACGGCGCCAAATCCACCTGTGATTGAGTTTATCTCGCCAGACGCAGGCTCTTCTCACCAAAAAGGTGACAGCATCACAATTTCAGCGCATGTAACAGATGCAGATGATGACTTAGCGACGGTTAAGTTCTTCGCAAACGATGCCGAAGTGTGTTCTCTTGATGCGAAAACGACCCAAGATTTTTCTTGTGACTGGACAACGCAAACGGCAGGCTCTACTACGCTTCGTGCGGAAGCCAAAGATGACGAGCAACATGTCTCTAGTAAGAATTTAACCATCACGGTGACAGATACAAGCACCAGCTGTGGTGACATACCTAAGTACCAAGATGTTGTGGCCTATAAAGTCGGTGATGAAGTCACTAACATTGGCAATATCTACTCATGTACGGTAGCGGGTTGGTGTGGTAACCCTGTATGGACACCAGGAACCGGTCATCCAAGTTATCCTGATGCGTGGAAAGATGCATGGGATGAAGCGGGTGAGTGTGATCCGAACCCTGTGCCAGTGGTGGACGTTCAATCACCGCAAGATGGACAGAAAATCGCACCTAACCAAGCATTCGACGTAGTTGTCGATGCATCGGATGATACTGAAGTTGCTCGCGTTGATGTTCAATTGAATGGTCAAGTGGTTGCGACATCAAACATGCCTTCACAAGGAGATACTTACACCATCACGGTACCTGCCCAAGTTGAAGGCCAATACACATTGACGGTTGTTGCCTACGATGACCAAGGTGCGAGTGCGGAGGCGGCGCCAATTTCTTTAGCGATTACCGATAAAGACTTGGTTGTTTCTTTGGCATCTCCTGTTGACGGCTCAAGCTATTTCGAAGGTCGTGCGATTTCGATCAAAGCAGACGCGAAGAGTTACGAAGGGGATATTTCCTCGGTTAGCTTCATCGCGAACGGTAACGAGCTTTTTAAAGATACGGAAGCACCTTATGAATATGAATGGCTAGGTGCTCAGCAGGGTACATATGCTGTAACCGCAAAAGCGGTGAATACGTCCAACCAAGAGCAAACCTCTGCAACGTCTAACATTATGGTCAAAGAAAGCACAGGCGGTGGCGGCTTAGTCGATAACCCTGATCGCTCTATCAGTTACCTAACGTCTTGGGGGCTGAATGACTACCAAGAGCTGTTCAACTCAGAAGGTGATGGCTATCTATTGTCATTTGGTAAGTGGGACGCAAGCGGTAACATCACGATCTCTGATGGCATGCTAACACCACCGAATTATAGCCCGGACTGGATGACAACACAGTATCTTGCGTGGTCAACACTCAAGCATGATAATGAAAATGTGACCATGATGGTCGCGTTCGGTGGTCAAACTTACGAAAGCATTTGGACGGCGATCGGTACGCCTAAAAGCCGTGAAGCAGTAGCTAATGGGTTGGTTGATTTGGTGCATACGCCATTCCCTGTGTACAAAAAGAACCTCAAACCTGAAGAAATGGAAGGCGAGTGTCTTGCAACAAATTCAGACGGAAGCTGTGACTACAGCAAGTACCAATTAGCGGGTTACGTGCACATTGATGGTTTAGATTTCGACTTCGAGAAAGCAGCACGAATCACATACAAAGAGAACCAAGACTTGACGGCTTTGATCAAACTTATCCGTGAGAAAGTGGGTAATACGAAGGTTCTGTCTCTCACAACTTACCACGTAGGTGCGGATCCTGTTGAATGTATGGATGCGAGTGTGTTTGAAAACTGCTCTTACATTGAAGAGTCTGGCCGCTCATCTCACCACGGTGAAGTGATTGATTTGTTGAAAGCGACCAAAAACGACTTTGATTTCTTCAACGTGATGACATACGACGCAGGTCGAAACTTCTTATACGAAGTCGCGATGGCAAATTACGCTGAGTACATTGGAGACAAGTCAAAGATTGTTTTAGGTAATACGATCAACAATCAATGGGCACCCGGTGGTAACTTTGTTGAAACACGCCAGAACAACCTAGACCGTGCTAAATGGCAGAAAGATAACGGTTATGGTGGCTTTTTTATGTGGACGTTGGGTTCAAACAAACAAGGTTTGAACATGGCAGAGCAAGTGGATTACTTTAACGAGATGATTAGCGTAAGTAAGTAG